A stretch of the Deltaproteobacteria bacterium genome encodes the following:
- a CDS encoding OsmC family protein, with translation MVKMNVVYEGKKHCSLRHEPSQSVIETDAPRDNQGLGERFSPTDLVGAALCSCILTTMALVAERDGLNIEGATGSVVKEMASSPRRIKSLTVAITLPAKLTEPQRQKLEHAARACPVHASLHPDVEKPISFSYA, from the coding sequence ATGGTTAAGATGAATGTGGTGTATGAGGGAAAAAAACATTGTTCGCTCCGTCACGAACCATCGCAGTCCGTGATTGAAACTGATGCTCCCCGTGATAATCAAGGGTTGGGTGAGCGGTTTTCGCCGACAGATCTGGTAGGAGCCGCACTTTGTAGTTGTATACTTACAACGATGGCATTAGTGGCTGAAAGAGATGGTCTCAACATTGAAGGCGCCACTGGAAGTGTGGTGAAAGAGATGGCTTCGAGTCCCCGACGTATCAAGAGCCTTACCGTTGCCATCACTCTGCCCGCAAAATTGACCGAGCCCCAGCGCCAGAAGCTAGAGCACGCTGCTAGAGCATGTCCGGTCCATGCAAGCTTGCATCCCGACGTAGAGAAGCCAATTAGCTTTAGCTACGCATGA
- a CDS encoding S1 family peptidase has translation MNNNLLQLLALTLVAALYGCGGPTASKSNVKVTNGINATGAFPAVVALRVEYGRISGTCTGTFVNASQVVTAAHCVYDLATMDAPASAVKFVREKADGTAEEVDATGFVHHPDFVNNPAVLNNHDIAVITFPADAAPGVVSFHTKRPIVGQQFTIVGYGLNDYDRDRYGNQVGSGGGIKRMGTNKIERIKNGMIEFTGVPTASDLEVPQGEHVASGSGDSGGPMLIDGKLVATTSGGGLVSLPKDGKFRTVKASSYVDLTLPTNHDFLKESLTSAAGW, from the coding sequence ATGAACAACAATCTGCTTCAGCTCCTTGCCCTAACCTTAGTCGCAGCTTTATACGGTTGCGGGGGGCCAACCGCATCTAAATCAAATGTGAAGGTGACCAACGGTATCAATGCCACTGGAGCTTTTCCGGCTGTCGTGGCTTTGCGCGTCGAGTATGGTCGGATCTCTGGAACCTGTACCGGTACCTTTGTTAATGCGAGTCAGGTGGTAACGGCGGCTCATTGTGTTTACGACCTGGCCACTATGGATGCCCCGGCGTCCGCAGTTAAATTTGTTCGTGAAAAAGCGGACGGCACGGCGGAAGAAGTCGATGCCACAGGTTTTGTGCATCATCCCGATTTCGTCAACAACCCAGCTGTTTTGAACAATCACGATATTGCCGTTATCACGTTCCCCGCTGACGCTGCTCCAGGCGTGGTGTCGTTTCACACTAAACGTCCGATCGTGGGCCAGCAGTTCACAATAGTCGGCTACGGGCTTAACGATTACGATCGTGATCGCTATGGGAATCAGGTCGGATCCGGTGGTGGCATCAAGAGGATGGGGACCAACAAAATCGAGCGCATCAAGAACGGCATGATTGAATTTACCGGTGTGCCGACAGCGAGTGACCTAGAGGTGCCTCAAGGCGAGCACGTGGCCAGTGGATCCGGAGATTCTGGTGGCCCGATGCTGATTGATGGCAAGCTTGTGGCGACGACCTCGGGCGGTGGCTTAGTGTCCCTGCCGAAAGACGGTAAGTTTCGCACTGTCAAAGCCTCGAGCTACGTGGATCTGACCTTGCCGACGAACCACGATTTCTTGAAAGAGTCGTTGACCTCAGCGGCTGGCTGGTGA
- a CDS encoding glycosyltransferase family 9 protein: MNQQLMRRLDAWVGKLICLLLTMHRRFTERFNGARPLDSILFIKLIEQGASVLAVDAFERAIDLVGRDKVYLCVFVENRPIIDVLGQMEKGNVFALRNQNIFVFAIDLVKMLWRARRLGITATVDLEFFSRGSAIISYLTGARYRVGMHRYTMDGPYRGDLMTHRISYNPYLHTAVTYRAMVEALSHPVGEIPCNKLVVTPESTKKAIFKPDPVEIAEVESLLAARISEGSGVGGPRIILNPNASDLMPLRKWPTDRFKKLAELILEDYPDALVILTGAPREAAAAEKIRDDLGSKRVVSVAGATTMRQLITLFALSDVLVTNDSGPAHFASMTKIKNIVLFGPETPKLYGPIDGNPMPIWAGLACSPCINALNHRLSPCNNNTCMQVISVEEVMQKVRQSLHGRQQRGVSVHHEPSLPTERYIAQSNLGGNAHVL, from the coding sequence ATGAATCAGCAACTGATGCGGCGGCTCGATGCTTGGGTTGGCAAACTGATTTGTCTGCTACTCACTATGCACAGGCGGTTCACCGAAAGATTCAACGGCGCGAGGCCGCTCGATTCCATCTTATTCATAAAGCTCATCGAGCAGGGTGCCTCGGTATTGGCTGTTGATGCATTTGAACGAGCCATCGATTTAGTGGGTCGAGATAAGGTTTATCTCTGTGTGTTTGTAGAAAATCGCCCCATCATCGATGTACTTGGCCAGATGGAAAAGGGTAATGTTTTTGCCTTACGCAATCAAAATATTTTTGTCTTTGCCATCGATCTTGTGAAAATGCTCTGGCGTGCGCGTCGCCTCGGTATCACTGCTACCGTAGATCTCGAGTTTTTTTCCCGTGGCTCAGCCATTATTTCCTATCTAACAGGTGCAAGATATCGCGTCGGGATGCATAGGTACACGATGGATGGCCCCTATCGCGGCGATTTGATGACACATCGCATCTCATACAATCCCTACTTACACACGGCGGTTACTTACCGAGCTATGGTTGAGGCATTAAGTCACCCGGTAGGTGAGATACCCTGCAACAAACTGGTAGTAACCCCAGAATCAACCAAAAAAGCCATATTTAAGCCTGATCCAGTTGAGATTGCAGAGGTAGAATCACTCCTTGCGGCTAGGATTAGTGAAGGGAGCGGGGTCGGTGGTCCTCGTATCATTTTAAACCCAAACGCTAGCGACCTCATGCCTCTCAGAAAATGGCCGACAGATAGATTCAAAAAATTGGCAGAGCTCATTCTGGAAGATTATCCGGATGCATTGGTCATTTTAACTGGTGCTCCGCGTGAGGCCGCTGCAGCAGAAAAAATCCGCGATGATCTCGGCTCAAAGCGTGTTGTCTCTGTGGCTGGGGCCACGACTATGCGTCAATTGATCACCTTGTTTGCCCTCAGCGATGTACTTGTGACCAACGATAGTGGTCCGGCTCATTTCGCATCAATGACCAAGATTAAAAACATCGTTCTATTTGGTCCAGAAACACCGAAACTATACGGCCCAATTGACGGTAATCCTATGCCCATTTGGGCTGGTTTAGCATGTAGTCCGTGCATCAATGCTCTGAATCATCGCCTCTCACCGTGTAACAATAATACCTGTATGCAGGTGATCTCCGTTGAGGAGGTCATGCAAAAAGTAAGGCAAAGTCTCCACGGCCGTCAGCAACGGGGAGTATCTGTTCACCACGAACCGTCTCTACCCACGGAGCGTTATATTGCTCAGTCAAATCTAGGAGGAAATGCACATGTACTCTAA
- a CDS encoding reverse transcriptase-like protein translates to MVIFTDGACSGNPGPGGWATIVVFPEGQVVELGGGDHMTTNNQMELLAVIRGLESARATTHPVIIYTDSTYVIRGITQWVWGWRQRGWLTAEGQPVANRDHWEELVRLSSARSKSGGIDWRYVRGHTGVPGNERVDEIAVAYTKGQRVNLYRGPLLKYAVAIHDVPDNFALPEMRPKQAKQAAHCYLSLVDGVPMRHTNWADCERRVKGKSGARFKKALSEAEAADILRSWGVRL, encoded by the coding sequence ATCGTCATCTTCACCGACGGGGCATGTTCCGGCAATCCGGGGCCCGGAGGCTGGGCAACTATCGTCGTTTTCCCCGAGGGGCAGGTGGTCGAGCTTGGTGGTGGTGACCACATGACCACTAACAACCAAATGGAGTTGTTAGCAGTGATTCGTGGTCTGGAGTCCGCAAGGGCGACGACACATCCGGTGATTATCTACACCGACTCGACCTACGTCATTCGCGGTATCACGCAGTGGGTGTGGGGCTGGCGTCAGCGTGGGTGGTTAACGGCGGAGGGTCAACCAGTTGCCAATCGTGACCATTGGGAAGAGCTTGTCCGCCTGAGCTCAGCACGTTCTAAGTCGGGTGGAATAGACTGGCGTTATGTCCGAGGACACACAGGAGTTCCAGGCAACGAGCGCGTAGATGAGATCGCAGTTGCTTACACGAAGGGTCAGCGCGTGAATCTCTACCGGGGTCCTCTACTAAAATACGCAGTGGCAATCCATGATGTGCCTGACAACTTTGCATTGCCTGAAATGCGCCCCAAGCAGGCCAAGCAGGCAGCGCACTGTTACCTAAGTTTGGTGGACGGCGTACCGATGCGGCACACCAATTGGGCTGATTGTGAGCGTCGCGTCAAAGGTAAGTCGGGGGCTCGGTTTAAAAAGGCACTCTCCGAAGCCGAAGCAGCGGATATTTTGCGCAGCTGGGGCGTTAGACTCTAG
- a CDS encoding NAAT family transporter — MTIELIQREFAYLAGAFVTLFFIIDPLTTVPVYMTLTERYSDDHRRQICAKASTIALGILLVVAFAGLKLFELFGITLPAFQIAGGILLLIVGIAQVNEVRSKVSPNEEDESLEKDDITVFPLAMPLLAGPGAISTVILMATKASGLMRKVELVLAITACIALAYLTLRAAKYLFKLLGNTGLNLLSRIMGLLLTAMGVQFVINGARDILPLLVAGSGG, encoded by the coding sequence ATGACCATCGAGCTTATTCAGCGTGAGTTTGCCTACTTAGCGGGTGCTTTCGTCACCCTCTTTTTCATCATCGATCCTTTGACCACAGTCCCTGTCTACATGACCCTCACTGAGCGCTACAGCGACGATCATCGACGCCAGATTTGTGCCAAGGCAAGTACGATAGCCCTGGGCATACTTCTCGTTGTGGCCTTTGCGGGGCTAAAGTTATTCGAGCTTTTTGGCATTACCTTACCGGCCTTCCAAATTGCTGGCGGTATCCTGCTCCTGATCGTTGGTATTGCTCAGGTCAATGAAGTCCGTAGTAAAGTGAGTCCCAACGAAGAGGACGAAAGCTTGGAGAAGGACGATATTACGGTCTTTCCTCTAGCCATGCCTCTACTCGCTGGACCAGGCGCCATTTCAACAGTCATCCTGATGGCCACCAAAGCTAGCGGCCTCATGCGCAAAGTGGAACTAGTGCTCGCAATAACGGCCTGCATAGCTCTAGCTTATTTGACCCTACGCGCAGCAAAGTATCTGTTCAAACTCCTCGGCAACACGGGACTAAACCTGCTATCGAGGATCATGGGCCTGCTACTGACTGCGATGGGAGTCCAGTTTGTCATCAACGGAGCTAGGGACATTCTACCGCTACTAGTAGCCGGGAGCGGTGGCTAG
- a CDS encoding mannanase, with product MNLSQLFSALFAIVLVTTAIPTQAKSSAQFVKTNGTDFVVGDRPYQFLGTNLWYGINLGSPGPSGDRPRLVRELDRLAAMGVKNLRVMAASEGPNNAPFRMLPALQPMPGVFDPNLLAGLDFLLVEMAKRDMRAIMCLGNFWQWSGGFAQYVSWVEGSAIPYPEQFGWSTFENYAARFYANPRAVALYNGAVDLIVSRINSLTLVPYSLDPTIMSWELANEPRGQNHYEAYVRWVTRTASRIKHLDPHHLVTTGSEGLTASPDTTRTKPEIVHAITGIDYLTFHIWIQNFGWYDPRNPASYEGAIKKALDYVDYHVELAAKLGKPAVFEEFGIARDLGDFTPTASTETRDRYYQTMFDATLQHIRQDHALSGVNFWAWSGEARPVEPGGLWRPGTPYTGDPPHEPQGWYSVYDRDLTTIAIIKSYAASISLTH from the coding sequence ATGAATCTAAGCCAATTATTCTCGGCTCTTTTTGCAATCGTGCTTGTAACCACGGCAATTCCGACCCAGGCAAAATCCTCCGCCCAATTTGTCAAAACTAATGGCACTGATTTTGTCGTTGGTGACCGGCCCTATCAATTTCTCGGGACAAATTTGTGGTACGGCATCAATCTAGGTAGCCCAGGTCCTAGCGGTGATCGGCCGCGATTAGTTCGCGAATTAGATCGCCTGGCAGCCATGGGGGTCAAAAATCTCCGCGTGATGGCCGCTAGTGAAGGTCCGAACAATGCCCCCTTCCGCATGCTTCCCGCACTACAACCCATGCCAGGTGTTTTCGATCCCAATCTCCTGGCCGGTTTGGATTTCCTGCTGGTCGAAATGGCCAAGCGCGACATGCGCGCCATTATGTGTCTTGGTAATTTCTGGCAGTGGTCCGGTGGGTTCGCTCAGTATGTTTCTTGGGTCGAGGGCTCAGCAATCCCTTATCCAGAGCAATTTGGCTGGAGCACCTTTGAGAATTACGCGGCGCGTTTTTATGCGAATCCCCGGGCAGTAGCTCTCTATAACGGCGCCGTCGACCTCATCGTATCGAGGATTAATTCCCTAACTCTCGTTCCCTATTCTCTTGACCCGACAATTATGTCTTGGGAACTTGCCAACGAGCCCCGTGGACAGAATCACTACGAGGCCTACGTTCGTTGGGTGACCCGCACCGCATCAAGAATTAAACATCTGGATCCGCACCATCTCGTCACTACTGGGAGTGAGGGATTAACAGCCAGCCCAGATACCACAAGGACCAAGCCAGAGATTGTTCATGCGATTACAGGCATCGATTACCTCACCTTCCATATTTGGATTCAAAATTTTGGTTGGTATGACCCCCGCAATCCCGCGTCGTACGAGGGTGCGATTAAGAAGGCCCTTGATTATGTGGATTACCATGTAGAACTCGCTGCAAAACTGGGTAAGCCAGCCGTATTTGAGGAATTTGGCATTGCACGCGACCTTGGCGACTTCACGCCAACTGCCAGCACGGAAACGCGCGATCGGTATTACCAAACTATGTTTGACGCCACCCTGCAGCACATCCGGCAAGACCATGCACTTAGTGGCGTAAATTTTTGGGCTTGGAGTGGCGAAGCTCGTCCCGTCGAGCCAGGTGGGCTCTGGCGTCCTGGGACACCTTACACCGGTGACCCACCTCACGAACCGCAAGGATGGTACTCCGTCTACGACAGAGACCTCACGACTATCGCCATCATTAAAAGTTATGCAGCTAGCATTTCCCTTACTCATTGA
- a CDS encoding malonic semialdehyde reductase, which produces MGQTSQESIEQLFTKARTHNGWLNKDVPDALLRQIYDIAKWGPTSTNSNPGRIVFLKTAAAKAKLLPCLLSGNVEKTKAAPVTAIVAHDLEFIEHLGKLFPHADARSWFAGNQPLIESTAFRNSSLQGAYLMIAARSLGLDCGPMSGFDHEQVDRAFFAGTSWRSNFICNLGYGDVGKLHPRLPRLSFDEACRIV; this is translated from the coding sequence ATGGGTCAGACTTCACAAGAGAGTATTGAGCAACTTTTCACCAAAGCACGTACACATAACGGCTGGCTAAACAAAGATGTGCCTGACGCACTATTGCGGCAAATTTATGATATCGCCAAATGGGGACCGACAAGCACTAACAGCAACCCTGGTCGTATCGTCTTCCTTAAGACCGCCGCCGCCAAAGCTAAGCTGTTGCCATGTCTACTTTCCGGAAATGTTGAGAAAACCAAGGCTGCCCCGGTCACTGCGATCGTCGCCCATGATCTTGAATTTATCGAACACCTAGGCAAGTTATTCCCACATGCAGATGCCAGATCATGGTTTGCCGGAAATCAACCGCTCATCGAGTCGACGGCATTCCGCAATAGCTCGCTTCAAGGGGCGTACCTGATGATAGCAGCAAGATCTCTCGGCCTCGACTGTGGACCGATGTCAGGATTCGATCACGAGCAAGTTGACCGGGCATTTTTTGCCGGGACGAGCTGGCGCTCCAACTTTATCTGTAACCTTGGTTACGGTGACGTAGGTAAACTTCACCCGCGGCTACCTAGACTCAGCTTTGATGAAGCTTGCCGCATAGTTTGA
- a CDS encoding DUF962 domain-containing protein — MVLGISGGIPLTISWTIIGATLMKPITELMKSYAHYHRDRRNKATHFIGVPVIVYALFLLLSIGQLAGTEQSPVPVTAATVGFGICMMYYLRLDVGLAVLQLPFSALPLYLANYTANLVPAAEALWIFLITFVSGWAIQFVGHYFEGKKPALFDNIMQVFNAPLFLAMELAFAFGWRNDLRQAVDAEPTI, encoded by the coding sequence ATGGTACTGGGAATAAGTGGCGGGATCCCACTAACTATCAGCTGGACGATCATTGGAGCTACCCTCATGAAACCGATCACCGAACTAATGAAATCATACGCCCACTATCATCGCGATCGGCGCAATAAGGCTACTCACTTTATTGGAGTGCCTGTGATCGTTTATGCACTTTTCCTATTACTAAGCATCGGGCAATTGGCTGGCACTGAGCAATCGCCGGTACCGGTTACAGCGGCCACAGTGGGTTTTGGCATCTGTATGATGTACTATTTGCGCCTAGATGTTGGACTCGCTGTGTTGCAACTTCCATTTAGTGCCCTGCCACTTTACCTAGCTAATTACACGGCAAACCTGGTTCCCGCGGCTGAGGCTTTATGGATCTTTTTGATTACGTTTGTCAGCGGATGGGCCATTCAATTCGTCGGACATTACTTTGAAGGCAAAAAACCTGCACTGTTTGACAACATCATGCAGGTATTCAATGCTCCGCTCTTTCTGGCAATGGAGCTTGCCTTCGCTTTCGGTTGGCGCAACGACCTGCGGCAAGCCGTGGATGCCGAACCCACAATCTAA
- a CDS encoding galactose mutarotase produces MAKISDDVKVYTLKHPSGLRAQVSNLGGIVMSLLAPDRHGHFGNVVLGYDRIEHYAENPCYLGAICGRYANRIANGTFTLEGRRFRLATHNHGHHLHGGNRGFDRIVWLVQKRLSDTKISFTYRSADGEEGYPGQLTTMVSYTLTDDCGLQIDYEARTTATTIVNLTSHCYFNLAADLIACPQILDHELKIYADKFTPVDATMIPTGDIQEVRGTPLDFREFKPIGRNIDDNYPQLTMGSGYDHNYVIQGEYGVFRLAAEVIDPHSGRKMQMWTTEPGLQFYSGNFLDDASFGKHSGFCLEAQRFPDSPNKPQFPSTVLMPDQVYRQSTLYRFSI; encoded by the coding sequence ATGGCGAAGATCTCCGACGACGTTAAAGTTTATACATTAAAGCATCCATCCGGGCTTAGGGCGCAAGTCAGCAATCTCGGCGGCATCGTGATGTCACTTCTTGCTCCTGATCGCCACGGCCATTTTGGAAATGTGGTGCTCGGTTATGACAGGATTGAGCATTACGCGGAAAATCCGTGTTATTTAGGTGCAATCTGTGGTCGTTATGCAAATCGCATAGCCAACGGGACATTCACCCTTGAGGGACGTCGTTTTAGATTGGCCACTCACAATCATGGTCATCACCTTCATGGCGGAAATCGAGGCTTCGATCGCATAGTGTGGTTGGTCCAGAAACGTTTAAGTGATACAAAAATTTCGTTTACATATCGAAGTGCTGACGGCGAAGAAGGCTATCCAGGACAACTCACGACCATGGTTAGCTATACACTCACGGATGATTGTGGTTTACAGATTGATTACGAAGCGCGAACAACTGCTACAACAATCGTCAATTTGACTAGCCATTGTTATTTTAACCTCGCAGCTGATCTTATCGCTTGTCCTCAGATTCTTGATCATGAACTTAAAATATACGCTGATAAATTTACCCCGGTTGATGCCACTATGATACCTACCGGGGATATCCAAGAGGTCCGTGGCACGCCCCTAGATTTTCGTGAATTCAAGCCCATCGGACGGAATATTGATGACAATTATCCGCAGCTAACCATGGGAAGTGGCTATGATCACAATTACGTCATACAAGGTGAGTATGGCGTCTTTAGGCTCGCTGCAGAGGTGATCGATCCCCACAGTGGACGCAAGATGCAGATGTGGACGACTGAACCAGGCTTACAGTTTTATAGCGGTAATTTTCTAGACGATGCTTCATTTGGGAAGCACTCCGGATTTTGTTTAGAGGCGCAGCGCTTCCCCGATTCTCCCAATAAACCTCAGTTTCCATCTACCGTCCTGATGCCAGATCAAGTCTACCGCCAGTCCACTTTGTATCGCTTTTCGATTTAA
- a CDS encoding elongation factor P hydroxylase: MHHRYSDLISIFDALFAVTESTVLRAGDNEPIYKPAASEQHRAEIIFAHGYFSSALHEIAHWCIAGSYRRTLVDYGYWYEPDGRSAEKQSEFARVEIKPQALEWVFSVASGCIFNFSADNLALGGSVVDESWRRFQQDVMAAARRYAAMGLPPRAEILASTLAEFYGTGNKWRDPTNYQLDDHWSYPHETDHRTNEIIRPLSSRSAQ, translated from the coding sequence GTGCATCATCGTTATTCCGATCTGATAAGTATCTTTGACGCGTTATTCGCCGTGACTGAGAGCACCGTGCTCAGAGCCGGTGACAATGAACCGATTTATAAACCGGCGGCCAGTGAGCAGCACCGAGCCGAAATTATTTTCGCCCATGGGTATTTCTCCAGCGCCCTCCATGAAATTGCACATTGGTGTATCGCTGGTAGCTATCGCCGTACATTAGTCGACTACGGCTATTGGTATGAACCCGACGGTAGATCGGCAGAAAAACAGTCGGAATTCGCAAGGGTAGAAATCAAGCCTCAGGCTCTAGAGTGGGTCTTTTCCGTCGCAAGTGGTTGTATCTTTAATTTCAGTGCCGATAACTTAGCCCTTGGTGGCAGCGTCGTCGATGAGAGTTGGCGACGATTTCAGCAAGATGTTATGGCAGCCGCACGTCGCTATGCCGCAATGGGTCTCCCGCCGCGCGCAGAGATTCTAGCGAGCACCCTGGCAGAGTTTTATGGTACTGGGAATAAGTGGCGGGATCCCACTAACTATCAGCTGGACGATCATTGGAGCTACCCTCATGAAACCGATCACCGAACTAATGAAATCATACGCCCACTATCATCGCGATCGGCGCAATAA
- a CDS encoding DUF4968 domain-containing protein, protein MLARLNYFIGAAVLVSGVLAARAGTSELPREAQNLRHLDVSGYELNGSTLTIATSGSLKIQLTAVHDDVVRVWVDQHGRFTKEPSLALVQESWPDQPIKVIDRGTYLQLLTAKVSVRIQKKAIGVDFYRADDVTPITLDDSSKSFEWGLGSTLSMYRRMEPSEHIYGLGQDNTEHMGTLDRRGTRRDLWTGQRINRGKVTADVPIPFMLSTGGQGGGYGLFFDNTYRTLFDLGKTNTELYSWQAAGGEAIYYFIYGPAFPHIVDRYTELTGRPSLPNLWTLGYMQSKCTFYTWDEIDDAMRTLRSREIPVDSMAIDFDWPEHLQNFRWASRWNGESTWRIRDYGRMGVKFMISQSGPMIRKDSSNYQDGLRNNIFATDGNGQTVTCGYYGGDLMDFTAPNMKSWLWPQISHLHRDGIKGWWLDLTEPEGEPAETVYQGGPAAKIHNAFSMITSKTYFDMLKAADPDTRVFILTRTGSAGIQRYGTAIWTGDIYSDYETFAAQVPALMNMGLSGMPLWSNDSGGFLEGYYRNSLEAHGKLYQRWMEFSAFVPMPRAHHVGLSLPTDFGPEVEASSRHYLQMRYRLMPYFYSYTWEAHRTGAPMIRPLVFQYQNDPNVYNLKDEFLFGRDLLVAPVVTENTNTRSVYLPHGNWFGYEDGHDYKGGQFYEINAPAGKIPLFVRSGAIIPMAPPMLSTDERSWDPLTIDVYPDGESTFTLYADDGKSEAFARRSDFTETYIHSVLKPMREVVLTIQNSNTRFVPHTYLSQIHLWSSPGGVSIDRFPLALLPSADELSKAEQGAYWAEASRTLYVKFKREGALQHQVRVTLNGEDLRRR, encoded by the coding sequence ATGCTAGCGCGACTTAATTATTTCATTGGCGCGGCAGTTTTGGTCAGTGGGGTGCTGGCAGCTCGAGCTGGTACCTCGGAGTTGCCCCGCGAGGCGCAGAACCTCCGGCATCTGGACGTAAGTGGTTACGAACTGAACGGTAGCACGCTGACGATCGCTACTTCCGGTAGCCTCAAAATCCAATTGACTGCAGTTCACGACGACGTCGTCCGCGTTTGGGTCGACCAACACGGCCGCTTTACCAAAGAACCATCGCTCGCTTTGGTGCAGGAGTCTTGGCCTGATCAGCCCATAAAGGTCATTGATCGCGGCACTTATTTGCAGCTACTGACCGCAAAGGTGTCCGTACGCATTCAGAAGAAAGCGATTGGCGTCGATTTTTACCGAGCTGATGATGTCACGCCAATTACGCTTGATGACTCAAGCAAAAGCTTCGAATGGGGTCTAGGGTCGACGCTGTCGATGTATCGTCGGATGGAGCCAAGTGAACACATTTATGGCCTTGGTCAGGACAATACAGAGCATATGGGTACGCTAGATCGTCGGGGCACACGTCGTGACCTGTGGACGGGTCAAAGAATCAATCGCGGCAAAGTAACGGCGGATGTGCCGATTCCCTTCATGCTGAGCACAGGCGGCCAGGGTGGTGGTTACGGTCTCTTTTTTGACAATACCTACCGGACACTTTTTGATTTAGGCAAAACCAATACGGAGCTTTACTCGTGGCAGGCTGCGGGCGGTGAGGCTATCTATTATTTTATATACGGACCGGCCTTTCCTCACATTGTCGACCGCTACACAGAGCTAACAGGTCGTCCCTCGCTACCAAACTTGTGGACACTTGGCTATATGCAGAGCAAGTGCACATTTTACACCTGGGATGAAATTGACGACGCTATGCGGACGCTTAGATCCCGCGAGATTCCTGTAGATAGCATGGCCATCGATTTTGACTGGCCCGAACACCTGCAGAACTTTCGTTGGGCATCTCGTTGGAATGGTGAAAGTACCTGGCGCATCCGTGATTACGGACGTATGGGCGTAAAATTCATGATCTCCCAGTCAGGCCCGATGATTCGCAAGGACAGTAGTAATTATCAAGATGGTCTCCGTAATAATATCTTTGCAACGGATGGCAATGGGCAGACCGTGACCTGTGGCTACTACGGCGGTGATCTCATGGATTTCACGGCGCCAAATATGAAGTCTTGGCTTTGGCCGCAGATTAGCCACTTGCATCGAGACGGAATAAAAGGTTGGTGGCTCGACTTAACAGAGCCCGAGGGGGAACCGGCTGAGACGGTTTATCAAGGTGGTCCGGCAGCTAAGATACATAACGCTTTCTCCATGATCACAAGTAAGACCTACTTCGATATGCTGAAGGCTGCTGATCCCGATACGCGGGTTTTTATCCTGACGCGAACAGGCTCGGCTGGGATTCAGCGATATGGTACGGCCATCTGGACTGGCGATATCTACTCGGATTACGAGACCTTTGCGGCACAGGTGCCTGCGCTCATGAACATGGGCTTGTCCGGAATGCCGCTTTGGTCGAATGATTCCGGTGGATTTTTAGAGGGATACTACAGAAATAGTTTGGAGGCGCACGGCAAGTTATATCAGCGTTGGATGGAATTCTCTGCGTTCGTTCCCATGCCGCGTGCCCACCATGTAGGGCTGTCTTTACCCACGGACTTTGGTCCTGAGGTTGAGGCTAGTAGTAGGCACTACCTCCAGATGCGTTATCGCTTGATGCCGTATTTTTATTCCTATACGTGGGAGGCTCACCGTACCGGTGCACCGATGATTCGGCCTCTCGTCTTCCAATATCAGAACGATCCAAACGTCTATAACCTCAAGGATGAGTTTTTATTTGGGAGAGACCTCCTTGTTGCCCCAGTCGTTACAGAAAACACTAACACGCGTAGCGTATACCTGCCGCACGGCAACTGGTTTGGTTACGAGGATGGCCATGATTACAAAGGCGGTCAATTCTACGAAATAAATGCTCCAGCTGGCAAAATCCCCCTATTTGTCAGATCAGGCGCAATCATTCCGATGGCACCGCCCATGTTGAGTACCGATGAGCGGTCGTGGGATCCTTTGACGATTGACGTCTACCCGGATGGAGAATCAACTTTTACACTTTATGCCGATGACGGTAAGTCAGAAGCCTTTGCGCGACGGAGTGATTTTACCGAGACCTATATTCACAGCGTGTTAAAACCCATGCGTGAAGTTGTGCTTACGATCCAAAATAGCAATACGCGGTTTGTGCCCCACACGTATCTCTCTCAGATACACCTTTGGTCTAGCCCTGGTGGTGTTTCCATTGATCGCTTTCCTCTAGCCCTATTGCCAAGTGCGGATGAGCTAAGCAAGGCCGAACAAGGGGCCTATTGGGCGGAGGCATCGAGAACATTGTACGTTAAATTTAAGCGTGAAGGTGCCCTGCAACATCAGGTTAGAGTGACGTTAAATGGCGAAGATCTCCGACGACGTTAA